A region of Pyxidicoccus parkwaysis DNA encodes the following proteins:
- a CDS encoding VWA domain-containing protein has protein sequence MKSVFQRLFPRAAMSVACAAALTSGVASADEHVLVLLDRTGSMGLESVPGKTRFQVAKERINAFLDIVPPQVSKYSFWTFEGTGYVEVFSFAQNKTAAEVKAAVNAAVLGGNTPLAKSVCAAVDSLINYLPNQFHSKRIYMATDGEENATPNTDQCWGPSSANPYPSLDTNSWQWKVRNKACTGNANTPGPCSGGIPPAGLTLIVDIDHLYDFVPFQATTFTEDKEVRDSRNSFASAAAVNADAAFFGGLSNETHGRYAGITPSTPPAQATPVPGDATGDGCVNVADRSAVLAQYGQTVPAGTPTDFNRDGIVNIYDHNTVLQNYGRGCTTTAK, from the coding sequence ATGAAGTCTGTCTTTCAGCGACTGTTTCCTCGGGCGGCGATGAGCGTGGCGTGCGCGGCGGCATTGACGTCCGGTGTGGCGAGCGCGGATGAGCACGTGCTCGTCCTGCTGGACCGGACGGGCAGCATGGGCCTCGAGTCGGTGCCCGGGAAGACGCGCTTCCAGGTGGCCAAGGAGCGCATCAACGCCTTCCTGGACATCGTTCCGCCCCAGGTGTCGAAGTATTCCTTCTGGACGTTCGAGGGCACGGGCTACGTCGAGGTCTTCAGCTTCGCCCAGAACAAGACGGCGGCGGAGGTGAAGGCGGCGGTCAACGCGGCCGTGCTGGGCGGCAACACGCCGCTGGCCAAGTCGGTCTGCGCGGCGGTGGACTCGCTCATCAACTACCTGCCCAACCAGTTCCACTCCAAGCGCATCTACATGGCGACGGACGGCGAGGAGAACGCCACGCCGAACACCGACCAGTGCTGGGGCCCCAGCAGCGCCAATCCCTACCCGTCGCTGGACACCAATAGCTGGCAGTGGAAGGTGCGCAACAAGGCGTGCACGGGCAACGCGAATACCCCGGGCCCCTGCTCCGGCGGCATTCCTCCCGCGGGCCTGACGCTCATCGTGGACATCGACCACCTCTATGACTTCGTCCCGTTCCAGGCCACCACCTTCACCGAGGACAAGGAGGTCCGCGACAGCCGCAACAGCTTCGCCTCGGCCGCGGCGGTGAACGCCGACGCCGCCTTCTTCGGCGGGCTGAGCAACGAGACGCACGGCCGCTACGCGGGCATCACCCCGTCCACGCCGCCGGCCCAGGCCACTCCGGTGCCGGGTGACGCCACCGGCGACGGCTGCGTCAACGTCGCGGACCGCTCGGCCGTGCTCGCGCAGTACGGCCAGACGGTGCCCGCCGGCACGCCGACGGACTTCAACCGCGACGGCATCGTGAACATCTACGACCACAACACGGTGCTCCAGAACTACGGCCGCGGCTGCACGACGACGGCGAAGTAG
- a CDS encoding DUF1986 domain-containing protein, which produces MKTESVETKWSRLGAGGVLLCLALAVPQVGCVPSEPEDVSVEPTASVESDIIGGNAADVGEYPWQAQLSIPGYSHWCGGSLIDNDWVLTAAHCVDGISAGSFTVRLGLHQRSAPDSYVQTRGVRRVVRHPNFNGLLENDVALLELASPVTFTPRVQPIALRATDAAVGATARVSGWGNTYPQSGASDVLMETLLPVQDTATCNNAGTLPLTVRDSMVCAGFVNGTSGGCHGDSGGPLVVESGRFSGGWEQIGVVSWGVGGTCSSYTVFARVSRFVPWIRGYTGTVTVFGDVNADGCVNDTDLNQVTAAFGQTVPPADPALDLTRDGIINIQDRLIVLQNYGQGCP; this is translated from the coding sequence ATGAAGACGGAGTCGGTGGAGACGAAATGGTCGCGTCTGGGGGCGGGGGGCGTGCTGCTGTGTCTGGCATTGGCGGTGCCACAGGTGGGCTGTGTGCCGTCCGAGCCGGAGGACGTGTCCGTGGAGCCCACGGCCTCCGTGGAGTCGGACATCATCGGCGGCAACGCGGCGGACGTGGGCGAGTACCCGTGGCAGGCGCAGTTGTCCATTCCGGGGTACTCGCACTGGTGCGGCGGCTCGCTCATCGACAATGACTGGGTGCTCACCGCGGCCCACTGCGTGGACGGAATCAGCGCGGGCAGCTTCACCGTCCGCCTGGGACTGCACCAGCGCTCCGCGCCGGACAGCTATGTGCAGACGCGGGGCGTGCGCCGCGTCGTGAGACACCCGAACTTCAACGGCTTGCTGGAGAACGACGTCGCGCTGCTCGAGCTGGCCTCGCCTGTGACCTTCACCCCGCGCGTGCAGCCCATTGCCCTGCGCGCGACGGACGCCGCGGTAGGGGCCACCGCGCGCGTGAGCGGCTGGGGCAACACCTATCCGCAGAGCGGCGCGTCGGACGTGCTGATGGAGACGCTGCTGCCGGTGCAGGACACCGCCACGTGCAACAACGCGGGGACGCTGCCCCTCACGGTGCGCGACAGCATGGTGTGCGCCGGGTTCGTCAACGGCACGTCCGGTGGCTGCCACGGCGACAGCGGCGGGCCGCTCGTCGTGGAGAGCGGCCGCTTCAGCGGCGGCTGGGAGCAGATTGGCGTCGTCAGCTGGGGCGTGGGCGGCACGTGCAGCAGCTACACCGTCTTCGCGCGGGTGAGCCGCTTCGTGCCGTGGATTCGCGGCTACACCGGCACCGTCACCGTGTTCGGCGACGTGAATGCGGACGGCTGCGTGAATGACACGGACCTGAACCAGGTCACCGCGGCCTTCGGCCAGACGGTGCCTCCCGCCGACCCCGCGTTGGACCTGACGCGCGACGGAATCATCAACATCCAGGACCGCCTCATCGTCCTCCAGAACTACGGGCAGGGTTGCCCGTAG
- a CDS encoding VWA domain-containing protein: protein MSNATQRRLLSRTAVALACAGGLSSSAAMADDHVLILLDVTGSMSTLSIPGKTRLQVAKERINSFLDAVPTTPTKYSFWTFSGTAATPVYTFAQNKTAAEIKAAVNATVAGGNTPLAHSICAGIDHLLNFLPTQLHNKRLYMATDGEENATPTTDQCYGPNTVNAWPNLDVGSWQWKVRNKACTGIATEPGVCGTLPPPWPPGLTMVMDVDHLLDFTVALNGEARSGGLEDAEWATGFTAGATAATDASFFQGLTKDTKGRYQTITPSTPAGQATALAGDANLDGCVNVTDRSVVLAAYGKTVPAGTPYDFNRNLTVDSADYQTVLNNYGRGCTVTTK from the coding sequence ATGAGCAACGCAACCCAACGACGTCTCCTCTCCCGGACCGCCGTGGCGCTCGCCTGCGCGGGCGGGCTGTCCTCCAGCGCGGCGATGGCGGACGACCACGTCCTCATCCTCCTCGACGTGACGGGCAGCATGTCCACGTTGTCCATCCCCGGGAAGACGCGCCTCCAGGTGGCCAAGGAGCGCATCAACAGCTTCCTGGACGCCGTGCCCACCACGCCCACGAAGTATTCGTTCTGGACGTTCTCCGGGACGGCCGCCACGCCCGTCTACACCTTCGCCCAGAACAAGACTGCGGCGGAGATAAAGGCCGCGGTCAATGCCACCGTCGCTGGCGGCAACACTCCGCTGGCCCACTCCATCTGCGCGGGCATCGACCACCTGCTGAACTTCCTCCCCACCCAGCTCCACAACAAGCGCCTGTACATGGCCACCGACGGTGAGGAGAACGCCACGCCCACCACGGACCAGTGCTACGGCCCGAACACCGTGAATGCCTGGCCCAACCTCGACGTGGGGAGCTGGCAGTGGAAGGTGCGCAACAAGGCGTGCACCGGCATCGCCACCGAGCCCGGCGTCTGCGGAACCCTCCCGCCTCCGTGGCCGCCGGGGCTGACGATGGTCATGGACGTGGACCACCTCCTCGACTTCACCGTCGCCCTCAATGGAGAGGCGCGCTCCGGAGGCCTCGAGGACGCGGAGTGGGCCACGGGCTTCACGGCGGGCGCAACCGCGGCCACCGACGCCTCGTTCTTCCAGGGCCTCACCAAGGACACGAAGGGGCGCTACCAGACCATCACCCCGTCGACGCCCGCGGGGCAGGCCACCGCGCTGGCCGGTGACGCGAACCTGGACGGCTGCGTGAATGTCACGGACCGCTCGGTGGTGCTGGCCGCGTACGGCAAGACGGTTCCCGCCGGCACGCCGTATGACTTCAACCGCAACCTGACGGTCGACTCCGCCGACTACCAGACGGTGCTGAACAACTACGGCCGCGGCTGCACCGTCACGACGAAGTAG
- a CDS encoding S8 family serine peptidase encodes MRKSSPWAVGGVRPLRALMVGCVFVAPLSAVAGPSNAKPSVPARAAALPPAELVTGSRDALSGSARDYSLVTPAGLVFHRTARPVSALRSIQVPGTAIQLHTWQELQEDGTRQSYTAYTRGGTETLGRVRDTRYLVRLDSAQFDPLQGTQPLASSQLAADSDNTLHLVQFLGTPLPEFREAIERDGGKVLRFLTDHTFLVELDADARKRVAELPYVRWVGPYHPEYRLERELRDALMGLAPELAPQRYSIMLGEGGARRQGQVAGLVQRLGGTVELIEPGGLRVEATLTAAQLREVARSNAVQFIDRWGGPGGVDMDIVREIGGANYLEGLKGWTGQGVRGEVFDTELLTTHQEFSNTAPIIHSTGTTGSLHGTSCYSNIFARGAVPAARGMIPSAQGIYFRYSESTQFGGTKSRYDINRELTDPAGTYRAVFQTSSVGSAQVTAYTTVSAEVDDYLFKHPILSTQSQSNTGNRNSRPQAWAKNIVSVGAFNHQNTLTRADDKWNFSGSIGPAADGRIKPDLSYFYDSIHSATGSGNTNYTQFGGTSSATPQTAGHFGLLFQMWHESVWSGFGGKADVFTSRPQMATAKALMINNAYRYNWLAGGSNSDIDRYKQGWGTSDIRRLYDRAPKTSIIDETDVITPLGVKSYNVTVLSGETELNVTLVFTDPMGTVGAAQARINDLSLRVTAPNGTVYWGNNGLTAGNFSTAGGTSNTIDTVENVFIQNPAAGKWKVEVLGDEIVQDSHVETTAVDADYGLVVSGGVIVVGDVNGNGCVNADDINLITAAIGQTVPPADPALDLNADAIINIFDRNIALQNYGKGCP; translated from the coding sequence ATGCGAAAGTCGTCGCCGTGGGCCGTGGGCGGAGTGCGTCCGCTGCGGGCCCTGATGGTGGGTTGTGTCTTCGTTGCACCTCTGTCCGCCGTCGCGGGCCCGTCCAACGCGAAGCCGTCTGTTCCGGCGCGTGCTGCCGCGCTGCCTCCCGCGGAGCTCGTCACCGGCTCGCGTGATGCGCTCTCGGGTAGCGCCAGGGATTACTCGCTCGTGACTCCGGCCGGGCTGGTGTTTCACCGCACCGCCAGGCCTGTCTCCGCGCTGCGCTCCATCCAGGTCCCCGGCACGGCCATCCAACTCCATACGTGGCAGGAGTTGCAGGAGGACGGAACGCGTCAGTCCTACACGGCGTATACACGCGGCGGGACGGAGACGCTCGGCCGCGTGAGGGACACGCGCTACCTGGTGCGTCTCGACTCGGCGCAGTTCGACCCGCTCCAGGGCACGCAGCCGCTGGCCAGCAGCCAGCTCGCCGCGGACTCGGACAACACGCTGCACCTGGTGCAGTTCCTCGGGACGCCGCTGCCGGAGTTCCGCGAGGCCATCGAGCGCGACGGCGGCAAGGTGCTGCGCTTCCTCACGGACCACACCTTCCTGGTGGAATTGGACGCGGACGCTCGCAAGCGCGTGGCGGAATTGCCCTACGTGCGCTGGGTGGGGCCGTACCATCCCGAGTACCGGCTGGAGCGTGAGCTGCGCGACGCCCTGATGGGGCTGGCGCCGGAGCTGGCGCCGCAGCGCTACTCCATCATGCTGGGTGAGGGTGGTGCCCGGCGGCAGGGCCAGGTGGCCGGCCTGGTGCAGCGGCTGGGCGGCACGGTGGAGCTCATCGAGCCGGGCGGCCTGCGTGTGGAGGCCACGCTCACCGCGGCCCAGCTGCGCGAGGTGGCCCGCTCCAACGCGGTGCAGTTCATCGACCGGTGGGGTGGCCCCGGCGGCGTGGACATGGACATCGTCCGCGAGATTGGCGGCGCCAACTACCTGGAGGGGCTCAAGGGCTGGACGGGCCAGGGCGTGCGCGGCGAGGTCTTCGACACCGAGCTGCTCACCACGCACCAGGAGTTCTCCAACACCGCGCCCATCATCCACAGCACGGGCACCACGGGCTCGCTCCACGGCACGAGCTGCTACAGCAACATCTTCGCCCGGGGCGCCGTGCCCGCCGCGCGCGGCATGATTCCCAGCGCGCAGGGCATCTACTTCCGCTACAGCGAGTCCACCCAGTTCGGCGGCACCAAGTCCCGCTACGACATCAACCGCGAGCTGACGGACCCGGCCGGGACCTACCGCGCCGTGTTCCAGACCTCCAGCGTGGGCAGCGCCCAGGTCACCGCCTACACCACCGTCTCCGCCGAGGTGGATGACTACCTCTTCAAGCACCCCATCCTCAGCACGCAGTCGCAGAGCAACACGGGCAACCGCAACTCACGCCCGCAGGCGTGGGCGAAGAACATCGTCTCCGTGGGCGCGTTCAACCACCAGAACACCCTCACCCGCGCGGATGACAAGTGGAACTTCAGCGGCAGCATCGGCCCCGCGGCGGACGGCCGCATCAAGCCGGACCTGTCGTACTTCTACGACTCCATCCACTCCGCCACGGGCAGCGGCAACACCAACTACACCCAGTTCGGCGGCACCAGCTCCGCCACGCCGCAGACGGCGGGCCACTTCGGCCTGCTCTTCCAGATGTGGCACGAGAGCGTCTGGAGCGGCTTCGGCGGCAAGGCGGACGTGTTCACCAGCCGCCCGCAGATGGCCACCGCCAAGGCGCTGATGATCAACAACGCCTATCGGTACAACTGGCTGGCCGGCGGCTCCAACTCGGACATCGACCGTTACAAGCAGGGCTGGGGCACCTCCGACATCCGCCGGCTGTATGACCGCGCGCCCAAGACGAGCATCATCGACGAGACGGACGTCATCACCCCGCTGGGCGTCAAGTCCTACAACGTCACCGTCCTGTCCGGTGAGACGGAGCTGAACGTCACGCTCGTCTTCACGGACCCGATGGGCACCGTCGGCGCGGCGCAGGCGCGCATCAATGACTTGTCGCTCCGGGTGACGGCTCCCAACGGCACCGTCTACTGGGGCAACAACGGCCTGACGGCGGGCAACTTCTCCACGGCGGGTGGCACGTCCAACACCATCGACACGGTGGAGAACGTGTTCATCCAGAACCCCGCCGCCGGCAAGTGGAAGGTGGAGGTGCTGGGTGACGAAATCGTCCAGGACTCCCACGTGGAGACCACGGCGGTGGACGCGGACTACGGCCTGGTGGTCAGCGGCGGCGTCATCGTGGTGGGCGACGTCAACGGCAACGGCTGCGTGAATGCCGACGACATCAACCTCATCACCGCGGCCATTGGCCAGACGGTGCCTCCCGCCGACCCCGCGTTGGACCTCAACGCCGACGCCATCATCAACATCTTCGACCGCAACATCGCCCTGCAGAACTACGGCAAGGGCTGCCCGTAA
- a CDS encoding DODA-type extradiol aromatic ring-opening family dioxygenase: MSSDKSDGVTRRAAVVGGLVGAAGLATLAATTRGPQSSSADEPRKSPASGERLPVVFMPHGGGPWPFVDMGIDDKAGMAALTEYLQSVRTLPKTPPRALLVISAHWEEPVPTVMTSARPPMLYDYYGFPPASYQLTWPAPGNPQLAARVRELLGAAGFQTAEDAQRGYDHGTFVPLKLTYPEADVPTVQLSLVQGLDPEEHLALGRALAPLRDEGVFIIGSGMTFHNLRAFFHPGALGASEAFDAWLRETATLDPKARDARLLAWDSAPAARQSHPREEHLLPLMVIAGAAGADPGTVAYNGTFMGVRLSAIHFG; this comes from the coding sequence ATGAGCAGCGACAAGTCGGACGGAGTCACGCGGCGCGCGGCGGTGGTGGGTGGGCTGGTGGGCGCGGCCGGGCTTGCCACGCTGGCTGCGACGACGAGAGGGCCTCAATCCTCCTCAGCGGACGAGCCTCGCAAGAGCCCGGCGAGCGGCGAGCGCCTGCCCGTCGTCTTCATGCCGCACGGCGGAGGCCCCTGGCCCTTCGTGGACATGGGCATCGACGACAAGGCTGGCATGGCGGCGCTGACAGAGTACCTCCAGTCCGTGCGCACCCTGCCGAAGACGCCGCCCAGGGCGCTGCTCGTCATCTCCGCGCACTGGGAGGAGCCGGTGCCGACCGTCATGACGAGCGCCCGGCCGCCCATGCTCTACGACTACTACGGCTTCCCGCCCGCCTCGTATCAGCTCACCTGGCCGGCGCCGGGAAACCCCCAGCTCGCGGCACGCGTGCGCGAGCTGCTCGGCGCGGCGGGCTTCCAGACCGCCGAGGATGCACAGCGCGGCTATGACCACGGCACCTTCGTCCCGCTCAAGCTGACGTACCCCGAGGCGGACGTCCCCACGGTGCAGCTCTCGCTCGTGCAGGGGCTGGACCCGGAGGAGCACCTCGCCCTGGGCCGCGCGCTCGCGCCGCTGCGCGACGAGGGCGTGTTCATCATCGGCAGCGGCATGACGTTCCACAACCTGCGGGCCTTCTTCCACCCGGGGGCCCTGGGCGCATCGGAGGCCTTCGACGCGTGGCTGCGCGAGACGGCCACGCTCGACCCGAAGGCTCGCGATGCCCGGCTGCTCGCCTGGGACTCCGCGCCCGCCGCACGCCAGAGCCATCCCCGCGAGGAGCACCTGCTGCCCCTCATGGTCATCGCCGGAGCGGCCGGCGCGGACCCTGGCACCGTCGCCTATAACGGCACCTTCATGGGCGTGCGGCTGTCCGCGATTCACTTCGGCTGA
- a CDS encoding serine/threonine protein kinase: MPPDRARRWGQRACVVLLLAIMGCSASGVSLRPDGSPGPQECSEDALKTMRILRMRVSDSADVELDANQIDARPITLYDGPVESYLDSQLGMLEAGTRLYGRVWTGGPQVVVRYYEAHPPDGDVVPICAVARLGKGQLRKRPDSKPGTAILDYSGASVFVVNAFR, encoded by the coding sequence ATGCCTCCAGACCGAGCACGACGATGGGGACAACGGGCCTGCGTGGTCCTGCTCCTTGCCATCATGGGCTGCTCTGCTTCTGGCGTGTCACTGCGGCCTGATGGGTCGCCTGGACCGCAGGAGTGCTCGGAGGATGCGCTCAAGACGATGCGCATTCTCCGGATGCGGGTGAGTGATTCCGCGGATGTCGAGCTCGACGCCAACCAGATCGACGCGAGGCCCATCACGCTCTACGACGGGCCGGTGGAGAGCTACCTGGACAGCCAGCTCGGGATGCTCGAAGCGGGAACGCGTCTGTATGGGCGGGTCTGGACCGGTGGGCCGCAGGTCGTCGTCCGGTACTACGAAGCGCATCCCCCGGATGGAGACGTCGTCCCCATCTGCGCGGTGGCGCGGCTGGGAAAGGGGCAACTGCGCAAACGCCCCGATTCGAAGCCCGGCACGGCCATCCTGGACTACTCCGGCGCGTCGGTCTTCGTGGTCAACGCGTTCCGGTAG
- a CDS encoding DUF2381 family protein encodes MRKLLPGGCVLLILLATSVAAAGEREAVVRNIYLSDHPNNTASEVYVTGRVATVLHFEKACDSQGTRLLGWEGRFEQPVVGGMSVLLVPLQNLEPEDRLPLLVKLTDGTEVPFIVTAREGAGDQQVNVFTDREASLAVHAALSDALARERALREENARYRKEETSPDHALASLLVSGSTKQTPFIENQKWVLRDDGVEMVVRVYSGKAKAAVVFHITNRNSEQQWRLMEARLSSTTTGEARPFALRMDRDSIAPGASGRFAVVADRSAFKSDGGFTDLALEFFRDDGLRQGYVLLDHRLARE; translated from the coding sequence ATGAGGAAGCTCCTGCCGGGCGGTTGTGTCCTGCTCATTCTCCTCGCAACGTCCGTGGCTGCGGCCGGGGAGCGCGAAGCTGTTGTCCGGAACATCTATCTCTCGGACCACCCGAACAACACCGCGTCCGAGGTGTACGTCACCGGTCGGGTCGCAACCGTGCTCCACTTCGAGAAGGCCTGTGACTCGCAGGGCACGAGGCTCTTGGGGTGGGAAGGGCGTTTCGAGCAACCGGTTGTCGGTGGCATGTCGGTGCTCCTGGTTCCGCTCCAGAACCTCGAGCCTGAAGACCGTCTGCCGCTCCTGGTGAAGCTCACGGATGGAACGGAAGTTCCATTCATCGTGACCGCACGAGAGGGTGCCGGGGACCAGCAGGTGAACGTGTTCACGGACCGCGAGGCCTCGCTGGCCGTACATGCGGCCTTGTCAGATGCGCTCGCTCGCGAGCGGGCCCTCAGGGAGGAGAACGCCCGGTACCGCAAGGAAGAGACCTCACCCGACCATGCCCTGGCTTCACTGTTGGTCAGTGGGTCTACTAAGCAGACCCCGTTCATCGAGAACCAGAAGTGGGTGCTCAGGGATGACGGAGTGGAGATGGTCGTCCGAGTCTATTCGGGCAAGGCAAAAGCCGCTGTCGTGTTCCACATCACGAATCGGAACTCGGAGCAGCAGTGGCGCCTCATGGAAGCCCGCCTGTCATCGACGACCACGGGAGAGGCCAGACCGTTTGCCCTGCGCATGGACCGGGACTCCATTGCGCCCGGCGCATCCGGGCGCTTCGCCGTTGTCGCGGACAGGAGCGCCTTCAAGTCAGATGGCGGCTTCACCGACCTCGCCTTGGAGTTCTTCCGCGATGACGGACTTCGGCAGGGGTACGTTCTGCTGGATCACCGCCTTGCGCGTGAGTAA
- a CDS encoding AAA family ATPase, translating into MSRIENVGRPVERDGSREAPDFMLTALTVYNFKSYFRAELPLAELTVLIGANASGKSNLIEALQFLSWLARGRRLSEILYALKERQLDVRGPISRLAFGGEDRFNLGCRILTEPESHRGVAMEVAIGLREDGLHVIDERAFAFEARSEASPFEEGDWLYDGELESRRSVYSGDVTVAYNTRQGSGAKGIVCSDQQAFFTQMTTPARFGSEDGAHHIPQAAKALQSTLESILFLDSVPRRMREYSFTVDRVLQGDGYNLSAVLYDLCERQQRKAQVLDFVRALPEQDILDVTFLKTPREEVMVQLTEGFGGKARTYEAALLSDGTLRVLSVAAALLSVPEGALIVIEEIDNGVHPTRAKLLLDNIQRVARERKLRVLLTTHNPALLDAIPTDAIPDVVACYRDPKEGDSRLMPLRDLPDYPELVAQGPVGQLVTRGILERYLKHPKTPEEKAAQAQKVLEMLESASREP; encoded by the coding sequence TTGTCCCGCATCGAGAATGTGGGCCGCCCGGTCGAGCGGGACGGCTCCCGGGAGGCACCAGATTTCATGTTGACCGCGCTGACGGTCTACAACTTCAAGAGCTACTTCAGGGCGGAACTGCCACTGGCGGAGCTCACGGTGCTCATCGGAGCCAACGCCTCGGGCAAGAGCAACCTCATCGAGGCGCTGCAGTTCCTGTCGTGGCTTGCCCGGGGGCGGCGACTCTCCGAAATTCTCTACGCTCTGAAAGAGCGGCAACTGGACGTTCGTGGACCCATCTCGCGGCTCGCATTCGGCGGCGAGGATCGGTTTAACCTCGGCTGCCGGATCCTCACCGAGCCCGAATCTCATCGCGGGGTTGCCATGGAGGTGGCCATCGGCCTGCGGGAAGATGGCCTCCATGTCATAGATGAGAGGGCCTTCGCATTCGAAGCCCGCTCAGAAGCGTCTCCTTTCGAAGAGGGAGATTGGCTTTACGACGGCGAGCTGGAGTCGCGGCGCAGTGTCTATAGCGGCGATGTCACTGTTGCGTACAACACTCGTCAAGGCAGTGGTGCGAAGGGGATTGTCTGCTCGGACCAACAAGCCTTCTTCACACAAATGACCACGCCCGCGCGCTTTGGGAGTGAGGATGGCGCGCATCACATTCCTCAAGCGGCGAAGGCGCTCCAGTCCACGCTGGAGTCCATCCTCTTCCTGGACTCGGTCCCGCGCCGGATGCGCGAGTACAGCTTCACGGTGGACCGTGTGCTCCAGGGGGACGGTTACAACCTGTCCGCTGTCCTGTATGACCTCTGCGAGAGGCAGCAGCGCAAGGCGCAGGTGCTGGACTTCGTGCGTGCCCTGCCCGAGCAGGACATCCTCGATGTGACCTTCCTCAAGACGCCGCGAGAAGAGGTCATGGTGCAACTCACCGAAGGCTTCGGTGGGAAGGCTCGAACCTACGAAGCGGCGCTCCTCTCCGACGGCACCTTGCGGGTGCTCTCCGTGGCGGCGGCCCTACTCTCGGTGCCCGAGGGCGCGCTCATAGTCATCGAGGAGATCGACAACGGTGTGCATCCCACCCGGGCGAAGCTGCTGCTCGACAACATCCAGCGAGTCGCTCGGGAGCGGAAGCTGCGCGTGCTCCTCACGACGCACAACCCGGCTCTTCTCGACGCCATCCCCACCGATGCCATTCCCGACGTCGTCGCCTGCTACCGAGACCCCAAGGAAGGTGACAGCCGGTTGATGCCGCTGCGGGACCTGCCGGACTATCCGGAGTTGGTCGCGCAAGGTCCCGTTGGGCAGCTCGTCACGCGAGGCATCCTCGAGCGTTACCTCAAGCATCCGAAGACACCTGAGGAGAAGGCGGCTCAGGCCCAGAAGGTCTTGGAGATGCTCGAATCTGCGTCGAGAGAGCCGTGA